The nucleotide window TGGCCGCAGCAGTGCTCGAATGGGAAAAAGGCCCGGGCGCGAAGTATTTCAAATAATGGTTATCGGTTGGCAGTTTGCAGTCACCGGAGCCTACGACTCCGCGGTTGATAGTTGAAACTGCCAACTGCCGACAGGAGAAGATAACGACGATGGTCGGGGGTATTCTTGCCCCCGACCCACTTAACACTTCCTACCGAGCGGTGACAGGTCCGGGCTCTTCGCTTTCCACTCTCCGCTCTCTGCTGTTTTCAACGGAGGAACCAAATGTCTCAAGTCTATACAGTGGGCATCGCCGGGCTCGGCAAGCGCGGCAAGGTCCATGCTGACGTTTTCTATAAAAATCCCAGGTTCAAGGTTGTCGGTTTGGCCGATGTGGATTCAGGCAGAATAGCGGATGCGGCTGCTCTGTGCGGCAATCCCGAAGGTTTTGATGATGCGGGCAAAATGCTTGCGGCCACAAAGCCCGACATTTTCTGCTTCTGCACACCGCCGACTGTTCGTCTGCCGTTAATCAAGCTGGGCTGTGAGAACGGCGTAAAGCTGATCGCATACGAAAAGCCGATGGCGACCAATATGACTGAAGCCATCGAGATGAAAAAAGTTCTTGATGCTGCCGGTGTAAAGTCTGTTCAGAGCCATCAGCGCAAATATAACATCCAGTTCGTAAAGTGCAAAGAAGTTGTCGACAGCGGCGCACTGGGTCGAATTCACACGATCTACGGCACCGGCACCGGCTGGATGATGCACCTTGCGACCCACATTGCCGACTACATCCGCTGGTTCAACGGCGGAAATGAGGTTGAGTGGGTAGTAGGCCAGGCATTTGGCCGCGAGAAGCTCACAGACAACCATCCCAGCCCGGATTACCTGGGCGGGTTCATTCAGTTTGTCAACGGCGTGCGCGGCATAATGGAGGTCGGCGAGGTAGCTCCCGACGTGCCTGAAGTCGAGTATTGGTGGCGCAAGGTCCGGTTCATCATCCAGGGCACTGAGGGCTTTGCTGAAGTGCATGTAGGCGGCGGCTGGCGAGCGGTCACCAAGAGCCGCGGAGCCGAGGGTTCCGATGAGGGCACATGGGATGCCGACCACGAGCAGGTCCCGTATATCGAGGATATAGCCTTATGGCTTGACGGCACAAAAGTGCATCCTTGCAATGGCGAGGACGGCTACAAGGACCAGGAGATCATGTGCGGTCTGATGCGCTCGGCCATAGAGCGAAAGAAGATCGACTTCCCTCTGGGACCAGGCGAGCCTGAGCTTGAGGGTCTGGCAAAAGTACTGCCCGAATAAATAAGTAGTCAATAATAATCAGGGAGCCGCTTCATATTGAGGCGGCTCCAATATAAATCGGTATCCGGGACCTTTCGCTGGTTTTTTGTTAAGCACAAGATTACTGCAATGATGAACAGACTGGGAGGGCGAGGCTCCCGCCGAGCCACATCAGGACGCTTTGATGGAAAATATTCCAATCGCAATGTCGCGAGAAAACCTGGACAACATTCCAGATTATCCTCTTCCTCCGGGATGCAAATTTCGATTTTTCAAGCGTGGCGAGGAGCTTGTATGGGCGCAGATTCAGGTAAATGTGGGCGCATTTGAGAGCATTGAGCAGGCGATGGAGCGTTTCAATAAAGATTTCGCGCCGCACATGGACGAGTTCGAGCAGCGCTGTGTTTTCCTAGTGGAGGAAACTACGGGTCAGGTAATCGGCAGTACAATCGCCTGGTATCACCCCGACCGTGAGGGTGATGATCGTGGGCGCATCCACTGGGTTGTAATAATTCCCGAATTTCAAGGCCGCAAGCTCGCGAAACCCATGCTTGCCGAGGCCATGCGTCTTCTCAGAGCATGCCATCACAAGAAAGTGCATCTCTGGAGCATGACCACAGCCCAAAAAGCCATCAATATGTACCTGGATTTCGGGTTTGTCCCGGCGAATGTATCTGAGAGATTTGAAGAGGCATGGGGCGCCCTGGCTGAAGCGCTCGGACACCCCATATTAGAGCCTTACAAACTGAAGTGAAAGGTTTTCAGAACCTGAAATCTCTCTCACCAGCGCGAATTCTTTCCAGATACTCGTTGGCCTTTGCACGTACCTTGGGGTTCGGTATTTCGGCCATTTCTTTGTCAATCACCTTTTTACCCAGCTCACGGAGTTCATCATCTCCATAGTCGTCAAGATACTCCTGCAGAGTAAGGATTGCATTTGGCTGGCACATGTTCTGAATCTGGCCTGTTTTTGCGAACCTCATGAACCTGTCGCCTGTGCGGCCTTCACGATAGCATGCGGTGCAATAGCTCGGTATATAACCGTCTCGAATCAGGTCTTTGAGCATCTCAGTAGGCGACCTGCGGTCTTCCGGCTCAAACTGCGGTATTTCGTCTTCAAATCCCAGCTTTGCGGCATTCGCATATCCGCCGACACCGGTGCACGACCCGGCGCTCACCTGCGATATTCCGAGCGCGATGACTTCGTCACGATAGCCCTTCGGTTCACGTGTAGAGAGTATCATCCCCGTATACGGAGTAGCCAGCCTCAGTATGGCGACAATTTGTTTGAATTCTTCATCGCTCACCAGATACGGGAAATCTTCGGCATTGACGCCCTCGGCTTTGCGTATTCGGCAGGAGGAGTAGGTATGCGGCCCAACTCCA belongs to bacterium and includes:
- a CDS encoding Gfo/Idh/MocA family oxidoreductase; amino-acid sequence: MSQVYTVGIAGLGKRGKVHADVFYKNPRFKVVGLADVDSGRIADAAALCGNPEGFDDAGKMLAATKPDIFCFCTPPTVRLPLIKLGCENGVKLIAYEKPMATNMTEAIEMKKVLDAAGVKSVQSHQRKYNIQFVKCKEVVDSGALGRIHTIYGTGTGWMMHLATHIADYIRWFNGGNEVEWVVGQAFGREKLTDNHPSPDYLGGFIQFVNGVRGIMEVGEVAPDVPEVEYWWRKVRFIIQGTEGFAEVHVGGGWRAVTKSRGAEGSDEGTWDADHEQVPYIEDIALWLDGTKVHPCNGEDGYKDQEIMCGLMRSAIERKKIDFPLGPGEPELEGLAKVLPE
- a CDS encoding GNAT family N-acetyltransferase, which produces MENIPIAMSRENLDNIPDYPLPPGCKFRFFKRGEELVWAQIQVNVGAFESIEQAMERFNKDFAPHMDEFEQRCVFLVEETTGQVIGSTIAWYHPDREGDDRGRIHWVVIIPEFQGRKLAKPMLAEAMRLLRACHHKKVHLWSMTTAQKAINMYLDFGFVPANVSERFEEAWGALAEALGHPILEPYKLK